The following proteins are encoded in a genomic region of Schistocerca serialis cubense isolate TAMUIC-IGC-003099 chromosome 9, iqSchSeri2.2, whole genome shotgun sequence:
- the LOC126419264 gene encoding akirin-2, which yields MACATLKRTLDFDPVHNHGRPSKRRRCAPMCVSPNSSTSNQPELHPSPFGEVCPKLTPEKMAASIREEIRRLHRRKQLGFYPGHECSNQESSSDGAMESPGSPSTASFATTYSSSREKPLFTFREVGLICERMLKERESQIREEYDRVLNIKLSEQYDAFVKFTYDQIQKRFEAAAVPSYLS from the exons ATGGCCTGCGCAACTTTGAAGAGAACGCTGGATTTCGATCCAGTCCACAACCACGGAAGACCATCAAAACGTAGACGTTGTGCTCCAATGTGTGTATCACCTAATTCATCAACATCTAACCAGCCTGAACTTCATCCGTCTCCTTTTGGGGAGGTTTGCCCAAAACTCACTCCGG AGAAAATGGCTGCAAGCATTCGTGAGGAAATTCGGCGGCTTCATCGGCGAAAACAGCTTGGCTTCTATCCGGGTCATGAATGCTCAAATCAGGAATCATCATCAGATGGAGCGATGGAGTCCCCAGGTTCACCGTCTACCGCATCATTTGCAACGACATATTCCAGCAGCCGGGAGAAACCTTTATTTACGTTTAGAGAG GTTGGTTTGATTTGTGAACGCATGCTGAAGGAGCGAGAGAGCCAAATTCGTGAGGAGTACGATCGTGTTTTAAACATAAAGCTATCAGAGCAGTATGATGCCTTTGTGAAATTTACTTATGATCAGATTCAGAAACGTTTTGAGGCTGCTGCTGTACCAAGTT ATTTGTCTTAA